Part of the Xanthomonas sp. SI genome is shown below.
CGACCAGCACAACCCGGCGCCGCCGCGTGCGCTGAGCGTGCTGGTCAACGCCGACGGGCACTATTTCATCAACGATCAGGAAGTGCTGCGCACCGACGTGGAGTCGGTCAAGCGCAGCATCGCCCAGGTCGCCGGCGACGACCGCGAGCAGCCGGTGCTGCTGCGCGCCGATGCGCGCACGCCCTACCAGGCCGTGGTCACCGCGCAGGACGCGCTGGGCCAGCTCGGCTTCCGCCGCATCGCCATCGCCACCGCGCCGGAAGTCAACGCGCCGGAAGTCAAGCGGTGAGCGGCAAAATGGCACCGGTCTGGCCGATCTACCGTCGGCTGCTCGGATATACCCGCGCCTATTGGGTGATGCTGGCGGCCGCGCTGGTGGCGATGGTGGTGGAAGCCACCGCCGGCTACTTCTTCACCCGGCTGATGGACCCGTTGGTCAACCGCGGCTTCGTCAATCCGGAGGCGCGCATGGCGGTGCTGCTGCCGCTGGCGATCCTGGGCCTGTTCGTGATGCGCAGCTTCGCCACCTTCGTCGGCGACTACTGCATGGCGCGCACCGGGCGCAGCGTGGTGCGCGATCTGCGCGAGCAGGTGCTGGCCAAGTACCTGCACCTGCCGTCCTCGCACTTCGACGTCGAGGCCACGCCGGTGATGGTCAGCCGGCTGAACTTCGATACCGAACAGGTCACCCAGGCCGCCGCCGATGCGTTGAAGACCATCGTCGCCGACACCCTGACCATCTTCTACATGCTGGTGGTGATGCTGCAGATGAGCGTCAAGGTCACCCTGGCGCTGCTGGTGGTGGCGCCGTTGATCGGGGTCATCGTGTCCTACGTCGGCAAGCGCTACCGCAAGATCAGCCGCGGCATCCAGGACGGCATGGGCTCGATGGCGCAGAGCGCCGAGCAATCGCTGAGCGCGCAGCAGGAAGTGAAGGTGCACGGCACCCAGTCGCTGGAGATCTCGCGTTACGCGGTGCTGGCCAACCGCATGCTGGGCCTGAACATGAAGGTCGAGACCACCCGCGCGCTGGCCTCGAGCATGGTCCAGTTCCTGGCCGCGGTGGCGCTGGCGGCGATCGTCTGGGTCTCCACCCGCGAAGCGCTGGCCGGGCGCCTGAACCCGGGCCAGTTCATCGCGCTGATGACCTCGATGATGGCGATCATCCCGTCGCTGCGCCGGCTGA
Proteins encoded:
- the msbA gene encoding lipid A export permease/ATP-binding protein MsbA, translating into MAPVWPIYRRLLGYTRAYWVMLAAALVAMVVEATAGYFFTRLMDPLVNRGFVNPEARMAVLLPLAILGLFVMRSFATFVGDYCMARTGRSVVRDLREQVLAKYLHLPSSHFDVEATPVMVSRLNFDTEQVTQAAADALKTIVADTLTIFYMLVVMLQMSVKVTLALLVVAPLIGVIVSYVGKRYRKISRGIQDGMGSMAQSAEQSLSAQQEVKVHGTQSLEISRYAVLANRMLGLNMKVETTRALASSMVQFLAAVALAAIVWVSTREALAGRLNPGQFIALMTSMMAIIPSLRRLTSVQTSISRGVAAAERLFSILDTPEERDSGTVSVQRVRGELAFDGVMLRYRQDSGLALDDISFTAKPGTVTAIVGRSGSGKTSLVRLVPRFYEPSGGSITLDGVALHDYRLHDLRRQIALVGQRVMLFDDTIAANIAYGTQASDAQIRAAAEAANAWEFIERLPLQLRTPVGENGALLSGGQRQRLAIARAILRDAPILILDEATAALDNESERLVQDALHRLMPERTTLVIAHRLSTIEHADQVLVMDHGRIVERGTHHALLAQGGLYAHLHSMQFRERQP
- a CDS encoding biopolymer transporter ExbD, giving the protein MRIRDDRGQDEPHIDLVPLIDVILVLIIFFVVTTTFDARSTLQLQLPNASDQHNPAPPRALSVLVNADGHYFINDQEVLRTDVESVKRSIAQVAGDDREQPVLLRADARTPYQAVVTAQDALGQLGFRRIAIATAPEVNAPEVKR